In Brevibacillus brevis NBRC 100599, a single genomic region encodes these proteins:
- a CDS encoding TIGR01212 family radical SAM protein (This family includes YhcC from E. coli K-12, an uncharacterized radical SAM protein.), which translates to MKLATDIHNNDVPLLWGDKRYHTWNYHLRGTFHEKIFKVPLDGGFSCPNRDGKVATGGCTFCSARGSGDFAGDRRMDLEKQFHDVKNRMHEKWPQAKYLGFFQAYTNTYAPVEELREMYEVILQQEGVVGLSIATRPDCLPDDVVEYLAELNERTYLWVELGLQTVHEHTAQLINRAHDYQCYVDAVERLRKHNIRVCSHIIYGLPGESHEEMMQTADAVAHLDVQGIKIHLLHLLRKTPMVKQYEAGLLEFLSQEEYTKLVVDTLEILPPEMIVHRITGDGPPDLLIGPMWSRKKWEVLNGIDAELKARNSWQGKLFVPRT; encoded by the coding sequence ATGAAGCTCGCGACAGATATTCACAACAACGACGTCCCATTGTTGTGGGGCGATAAACGATACCATACATGGAATTATCATTTAAGAGGGACTTTTCACGAAAAGATTTTCAAGGTTCCACTGGATGGCGGTTTTAGTTGCCCGAATCGGGATGGGAAAGTAGCGACAGGCGGCTGCACGTTTTGCAGCGCGAGAGGATCTGGAGACTTTGCCGGTGACCGCAGAATGGATCTGGAAAAACAGTTCCATGATGTGAAAAATCGCATGCACGAGAAGTGGCCACAAGCCAAGTATTTGGGCTTCTTCCAAGCGTACACAAATACGTATGCGCCTGTGGAGGAGCTGCGGGAGATGTACGAAGTCATCCTCCAACAAGAAGGCGTAGTCGGACTCTCCATTGCCACACGTCCTGACTGCCTGCCAGACGACGTCGTGGAGTATTTGGCTGAATTGAATGAGCGCACCTATTTGTGGGTGGAGCTTGGTCTCCAAACAGTCCATGAGCACACAGCCCAGTTAATTAATCGAGCGCACGATTATCAATGCTACGTGGACGCTGTAGAGAGGCTGCGCAAGCACAACATCCGTGTATGCTCTCATATCATCTATGGATTGCCAGGAGAGAGCCACGAAGAGATGATGCAGACGGCAGATGCTGTGGCACATCTGGATGTGCAGGGAATCAAAATACACCTGTTGCATCTGCTGCGCAAAACGCCGATGGTGAAGCAATATGAAGCAGGTCTCTTGGAATTCCTGTCGCAGGAAGAGTACACGAAGCTCGTTGTAGATACATTGGAAATTTTACCTCCAGAAATGATTGTCCATCGAATCACAGGGGACGGACCACCTGATCTCTTGATTGGACCGATGTGGAGTCGTAAAAAGTGGGAAGTTCTGAATGGCATTGACGCAGAACTGAAAGCGCGGAATAGCTGGCAAGGAAAGCTATTCGTACCACGCACGTAA
- a CDS encoding glycerophosphodiester phosphodiesterase has product MPPLIYAHRGASGLFPENTMESFQGAVRRKANGIELDVQLSSDNKLVVIHDHNLERTTNGSGLVRHYTLRELRQLRADKGSSMRLPKAHIPTLQEVFQSFVDSPLRFIIEMKNFFLDQPHLEELVIEQIRRYQLTERTIISTFNFDSLLRIKQLDARQTTGLLYVGPLVKPWEVASRYRADQLHVPYDQLTEDLVKQAKQHHFEVLSWTINTGRQIQRAIDCGVDGLITNYPKRARNLIRNL; this is encoded by the coding sequence GTGCCCCCACTTATCTATGCCCATCGTGGCGCTTCCGGCCTGTTTCCGGAAAATACGATGGAATCGTTTCAAGGAGCCGTCCGACGAAAAGCCAATGGGATCGAATTAGACGTTCAGCTCAGCAGTGACAATAAGCTGGTTGTCATTCATGACCATAATCTGGAGCGCACGACCAATGGTTCCGGTTTGGTTCGCCATTACACATTGCGTGAACTGCGTCAGCTTCGAGCAGATAAAGGCTCGTCTATGCGACTACCAAAAGCACACATTCCAACCCTGCAGGAGGTATTTCAGTCGTTTGTCGACTCACCACTGCGCTTCATCATCGAGATGAAAAATTTTTTCCTCGATCAACCTCACTTAGAGGAGCTCGTCATCGAACAAATCAGACGTTATCAGCTAACAGAGCGAACTATCATTTCAACGTTTAACTTCGACAGCCTTTTACGAATCAAGCAATTGGATGCCAGGCAAACAACAGGACTTTTATACGTGGGACCACTCGTCAAGCCTTGGGAAGTAGCCAGCAGATATCGTGCTGATCAACTGCACGTCCCCTATGATCAATTGACGGAAGACTTGGTCAAACAAGCAAAGCAGCATCATTTTGAAGTTTTGAGCTGGACGATAAATACTGGTCGGCAAATCCAGCGAGCCATTGACTGTGGGGTAGATGGTCTGATCACCAATTACCCGAAGCGTGCGAGAAATCTGATTCGCAATCTTTAA
- the yjcZ gene encoding sporulation protein YjcZ, protein MIRSPASCEPTTFITVFILPCNTPPLIVAKRVRPSSANLYKKAFLMHKKTEGGHSVGSYLPVLHTMRVGASCAGRRVFFVSCNNNFALILVLFVLLVIVLVVIG, encoded by the coding sequence ATGATCAGGTCGCCAGCATCCTGTGAGCCTACAACATTTATCACGGTCTTCATCCTCCCCTGCAATACTCCTCCTCTCATTGTAGCAAAACGAGTAAGGCCGTCATCTGCCAATCTGTATAAAAAAGCGTTCCTCATGCACAAAAAAACAGAAGGTGGGCATTCTGTTGGGTCATATTTACCGGTTCTTCATACCATGAGAGTAGGTGCTTCATGTGCGGGAAGGAGGGTGTTTTTTGTGAGCTGCAATAACAATTTTGCCCTGATCCTTGTCCTCTTTGTCCTTTTGGTCATCGTACTCGTCGTAATCGGATAG
- the ablB gene encoding putative beta-lysine N-acetyltransferase, protein MKTVINVVGSQDAGDLIIDRQNGRVKLHVYEPSQIEQWDRVMKELAEESEATKVIVYGKKQDIPQWQSLGYELEGTIDGFFQGENAQMLTCYLTKERATSGAEKLAEEILTLSLSKAGSTIEKSLPEGYNLREATEADTKELACLYGLVFATYPTPMNDPSYIRKTMQEGTIYYVVEFEGKIACAASAEVSERFGSAEMTDCATHPDHAGKGLLQPLFIALEQRMEETGIYFLYTLTRAQSAGMNVTAAKMGYAYRGRLINNCTIFSGYEDMNIWVKPLRPTRD, encoded by the coding sequence ATGAAGACCGTGATAAATGTTGTAGGCTCACAGGATGCTGGCGACCTGATCATTGATCGACAAAATGGCCGCGTAAAGCTGCACGTGTATGAACCATCACAAATCGAGCAGTGGGATCGGGTCATGAAGGAGCTGGCTGAAGAGTCAGAGGCAACAAAAGTGATTGTGTACGGGAAGAAACAAGATATTCCACAATGGCAATCCCTGGGGTACGAGCTAGAGGGAACCATTGATGGTTTTTTTCAAGGGGAAAACGCACAGATGCTCACCTGCTATCTGACAAAGGAGCGGGCTACCTCTGGTGCAGAAAAACTTGCCGAGGAAATTCTTACGTTGAGCCTGTCAAAAGCGGGGAGTACGATAGAGAAATCATTACCAGAGGGATACAACCTGCGTGAAGCAACGGAGGCAGACACGAAGGAATTGGCGTGTTTGTATGGACTGGTATTCGCGACGTATCCTACACCGATGAACGATCCGTCCTACATTCGCAAAACCATGCAGGAAGGTACCATCTACTATGTCGTTGAATTTGAAGGCAAGATTGCATGTGCTGCATCAGCTGAAGTATCTGAACGATTTGGTTCTGCGGAAATGACGGATTGCGCGACCCATCCAGACCATGCGGGGAAAGGCCTCCTCCAACCACTGTTTATCGCGCTGGAACAAAGGATGGAGGAGACGGGGATATACTTTTTGTACACCTTGACCCGGGCACAGTCAGCAGGAATGAATGTGACGGCTGCCAAGATGGGCTATGCATACCGAGGACGGCTGATTAACAATTGTACGATCTTTTCAGGCTATGAAGACATGAATATATGGGTAAAGCCACTTCGCCCGACGAGGGATTAA